DNA sequence from the Methanolobus sp. ZRKC5 genome:
CAAGTTTACTCATTTTTCCCAGTAAACTTGATCTGAGAGGAAGTCCAGTACCCCAATCACGGGCCTGTCCCATTCTTGTTAGCATGTAAAGCACAGGATAGAAACGTGCACCAAGACTCCAGCTTGCGAAATGCCCGGGCTCTACCAGCAATCCACCGTTCCAGAGACGTAATTGATCTAGTAGCTTGTCAAGTCCACCATCCGGCCCTTCCAGTGCTGCCAGATCTTTATCGATGAATGATTCAGTTGAACCTGAAAAGCGTCCCCACATACCGGCTTGAGCGAACCAGAATAAGAGCTTATCCCGTTCAATCTCATCCATTGGACCACTTCGCTGGTCAAGGTATCTTACCATCACAGGAACCCCATACTTACCGAAGAAGACCTGGTTGTGATCCAGTCCCAGACGTCCACTTATCAAATTCAAGCAGGTGTTAATGTGTTTGATAGCCTTCTTGAGAGCATCCTGAATTTCTTCAGCATTCTTATCATGCAAATACTGAAACTTAGCTTCACCAGTTAGTACCGTGTTTACCGAACGTAGTAACCAGTCGATATTGAAGTCATAACCTGCATCCTCCCACTCTTTCAACTGTGCTTTCATAGTATCTCGTGCAGCAGGCCATTCAGCACAAATCTTTGCCAGAGCCAGATCACCTTTTGAGAGCTTGGTTCCACCACTGTTCACCCGGTTGAAGATGTCTACCACTACGTCCAGAGTCTTGTCTGTTCCTGTTACTTCTTCTATATGAAGCTCTACGTCTTTTATGGCTAGCAGATGGCCCAGGCGACCAATGTATTCACCTATTTTAGGTGCGAGTTCCGGTTGTTTACTAAGTTGTGCAATTAACGCACCGACACCATCATTTCCCTTCTGCATGAGCTCCGTAACATCAATCCAAAGTGGATCATCTTTCATTTTCATTGGCAGGTAAAACATGAAGATTTCCTTTTCAAGATGGAAGCGCAACCCAGTGAAAGTCTTAATGCTGCCATCGAAGAACTCAGGAGCATGTCCTCGTATCACACCATATAAAGATGTCATACGCTGCTGTCCATCAAGCAAGAGTTTAACCACACCGGCTGCTAACTCTCCATCTCCACGATGAGCTGCTGTCCTGGACTCAGTGGCCCATACCAGCAATCCACCAATAGGATGTCGTCGGTAAAGTGAATCAAAAAGCCCACGTACCTGATCTCTGTTCCAAACATAACCCCGCTGAAACTCAGGCAATGCCATATGTCCGTTATCAATATAGTCGAGAATAGTAGAGATCTTCATGTTTCCACACCTTGTAAAATGTCTTTAGGAACCCAGATCCATCCTTCACTCAAGGGTACGGAATCCTCCGGGCTTATAAGATTCTCAGGATTATTTGTAAAAATGTAAGCTATAAGAGCACAGGTAAGTGCATCCATTTTGTCCTGGTTATCAGTTGGTTGATTTGCAATCTGTTGGCGTAAAGCATGTATTGACTCAGAATCCTTGCAAGCTGCCGGATAAGCTTCAATCGCAGTCAGCAACCCCCCATCATTCCACACACCACACCGCTCAACTTCTGGAGCGAACTTAGCCAAAACATGCATACCTTTGGTAGCCTGACTACCGATCATATCTTTAACAGATGACAACGGACTAAGTCTATTTTCAATCGGGTAGCATTTAGTCTGACAGTACAGACAGCGTTCAGTCTGACGATACAGGTAAGGATTTGTGGCAGAACGCTCCAGCGATTCTACGAATTTTAAACCATTCACCAATTCCACAAACTCAACAGAAAATCCCAGTGGTGCATCTATGGATAGAGTTATATGCTCACCATTAGCAGGTAGATTTGCGGCGCACAGGGAAAACAGTTTTCGAATAAATTCCGTTGCATTTTTAGCTTCGTTAATAAAAGGCCGAAGATTACCACGCCACGGTTTGCCCACGATACCTAATGAGGGGTTAAGAATTACAATAGCATCACGGCTATTTTTATTCTTGTCGCAGTTCCACCCACCGACATCCCAGCCAATGAAGAAGGAGTAGGGTATTTGTGTACTACTCATACCAATCGAATCCTCCCTGTAAGCAGTTCCTGCATCATCCCTTGCTTGAGCTTGCGAGTCTTGGCAAGCTTTTCCTCTAGTAAGGAAAGCTCTGCATCCATGTCGCAGAGGATAGCAGCAATAGCGTTTTGTTCTTCAATAGTAGGGGGTAAATACAAGTCAAGCCCAGAGAATTCATTACCATTGATCCCTGGTTGACCACTCCGCATAGACATCATGCGAACCCAATTCCAGTATCTTGCTGTTTTTGTAAAAGCCGCAAAGAATTCAGGACACAGCTTTTCACAATTGATTTTGGCTCTGATGAGGAAACCAGCAAATACAAGTTCACCATCTTTTATGTTGTAGAGATAGGTTTTTCCAACACTCGCACCTGTGCGTGCAAAGACAATTTCGTGTTTGTCAAGAAGGTAATTCATTGCAAGTGGGTGATCAACAGCAATTTGATTATCTGGCGTAAACCTACCATCATCATCGATATCAGTTATTCTAAGATAGGTTGGAAGGTTCCCTGAATAAGGAACACCGGGAGCGTTTATTCCATAATCTGGATTTCCTAAAAGACATTCTCGCAGAGAAAAATCAATCCACTCTCCACTAAACCCCGGCAACCGCTTCTTCCCTGTCAGCAACTCCTGCATGGCACCCTGCTTGATCTGGCGTTTCTTGGTGATGAGCTGCTCAAGTGATTCAATGAGGGCATCCGCATCGGTCAGTGCTTGGGCGATGGCTTCTTGTTCGTCTTTGGTGGATGGAACTGGAATCCTATATTTTGCAATGGAAATACCAGTTAATTGTGGAATACCACCACTTTCTGTAAAGATTTTCACTCTATGATTTATATATTCAGTTAAGAAATTAGCATCAACATTTTTCACGGGAAATAAGACTAACAATCTACCAATCGCACCAAAGCTACCTCTTCGTGTGAATGCTATCCCTAATCCCACACCTCTGCCTACAATAGTTAAACTCTCTCCATTGTATTCTGAAATATTGTAAAAACCATACAGTCCTTCATTTGTAACTGTATTTGAGAAAACAGGATATTTGAAAATATCATCTTGGTATGTAGAATAATTCTCTTCTTTCAAATCTCTACCAACCGATATCGAAACTAAATCTCCAATGGGCTGAACCTTCCAATCCTCAGGAATCACTCCCACCTCAGTCTGCTTATATCCAGCCGGAATGCTCTCAGCTATACACTCCGCACTCATGTATGTTCCTCCCACCTAAGTTGCATCCTAATTATGCCAGATTTAACTGAATTAAAACGGAATCCGGATAATTGGTCAACTGTTTGCGGACTAATTTTACACACCCTAGATTTCGCAGACATCGTCTGCGGAATTTGCTGTATCTCCTGATGCATCTGTGTGCAGAGATCCACGAGTTGTTGAAAGCCGTAATCATTCTCAGAGTTCATAGCTTGAACCCCATCCTTTCCAGGTGTTGGTTCACTTTCGACTCCAGCTCAGCCACACGCTCTGTCATCTGTGGCATTGGAGTTTCGTAGCGTTCTGCCAACTCTTTCACACGCTGAGTAAGGGATTGGCTGATACGGTCCATCTCCCCATGTATGTCTGAATCAAGTGTTGAAAGCCATTTGTCATCCACCACCAGCGTTTTTATCTCGTCCTCGCTGAGTTTAGGATATTGAGCATAGGTCTTTGTATCAAGGGCAGTTTCGGCATCCTTGAGACTCTTCTTAAGGCCAGCTTCTTCGTTGGCCAGTTTCAGCCAGGCATTGAGTACAGCAACTTCATCCTTTGCCTCCTTCTCACCTTTAATCTCTTTCAGGCGAGCAGTGACATTGGCTTTGTTCACTTTGTCCAGTTCGGAAAAAGCGCCATCTTCGCCTCCGTGTTCTTCTTCAAGCTCGGTCTTGCTGGCGGTAACGCTTTCCATTTCAGCAGTGATCTGGTCGATAGCTTCCTGCTCTTTAGCGAAGTAGCGAGTCACGATAAGCGGCTTAGGCACAAGGTCGCAGGTCCAGCCTTTATCCTTCTCTTTACCTTTCTTGTCCTTCTCAATTATGCGGTAGGTCTCAGCTGTCCAGCCATCGGCGGAGATGAAATAGCAGTCGTCCTGCATCGTTTCAACCCAATAGTCCATCAGGTGTTGATACACATCGTATTGGTTAATGAGCGGCTTACCATCATAGTGAGTAAGCAGGTTCTCAGAAAGCCCAGCTATGATCTCCTTCGGGTGGGATCCAGCCTCCAATTGTCGAAGCTTTGTAGATGATATCGCACGCCACTGGGCAAAATGCTCGTTCATGCTGGCAATGAAGTCTGCAAACTCAGGATGTTGGTAGATCGTGGATTTGATTGCTGATTTGTCAACAATAAGCTCCATATAACCGGGACGTTTTTCTTTGAACAGAGCCTGCTGAAGCTGCGGACAGACATCCCAGTAACGCTTAAGTGAATCTATATCAGCGCAAGGAATACCTCCGTGCAGGTGCCCTTCGATATCCTGAAGGTCCTCAGCCTGTTGACTGTCAATATAACGGGGAAGATTCAGGTTGAACTCGTTCTTCTCGATCTCCTCTAAGCTGACCATCCGTGAATATTTAGGAACCTCAGCCTGCCTTGTGAAAATATCAACTATCTTGTGTATATCCTGGGCACGAAGACGATTCTTAGGTCCGTCCTTCATGAAACCCGCACTGGCATCTATCATGAATATGCCTTTACGAGCCTGGGCATTTTCCTTGTCAATAACAATAATGCAGGCCGGAATACCCGTCCCATAAAACAAGTTGGCGGGAAGACCAATGATACCTTTGATGTAACCTTTGCGTACCAGTGCACGACGAATGTCAGCCTCGGCATTGCCACGGAACAGCACTCCGTGTGGCAAGATGCATGCACCTTTGCCTGTACTCTTAAGGGAACGGACAATATGCAGAAGATATGCATAATCTCCTTGTTTTGCAGGTGGAACTCCAAAGGGCTTGAAACGCTCATAAGGGTCATCGAGAGGTGCCAGCCCGGTACTCCATCGTTTGTCACTGAAGGGGGGATTAGCCACAACATAATCAAAGGTCTTGAGAATTTCTTTAGTTTCGCTATTCTCCTTTATTCTCTCCTTAAACTTTGGATCAGCTAAGGTATTACCCTGCGCAATAAGAGCCTCAGCATTGTTATGCAGAATCATGTTCATGCGAGCAAGACCTGAAGTCGCAGCATCTTTTTCCTGACCGTTCAAAGTCACCTTTGTTTTTGCCTCGTCTGCAACCTTCAAGAGCAATGAACCAGAACCACAGGTGGGATCATATACGGAGGTGGCACTTGTAGTCTCTGCATTGCGGATACCGATAATCTGCGATATAATGCGACTGACCTCAGATGGAGTATAGAACTGTCCTTTGCTCTTGCCACTCTCTGTAGCAAAGTGTCTCATGAGGTATTCGTAAGCATCACCAAGAATGTCATCATGTTCAGCACGATTCTTTGAGAAGTCAAGCGCAGGGTTCTCAAAGATGGCGATAAGATTGGTGAGTCTTTGTACCTTTTCTTTTCCACTACCCAACTTTGACTCGTTGTCGAAATCCGGCATATCTGACAATTGCTTATTGGCATTGACCAATGGACCAATAATTTTCTTATTGATCTGATCGCCAATATCCGGTTTGCCCTTAAGTGCAACCATGTCCTTGAAACTCGCACCCTGTGGAATCTTAATGGGAGCGAAAGGCATGTCAGCGTATTTGTCACTGACGTACTTAATGAAAAGCAGAACGAGAACATAGTCTTTGTACTGGCTAGCATCCATTCCGCCACGAAGCTCGTCGCAACCGGACCAGAGAGAGGAGTAAAGTTCGGATTTTTTTAGGGCCATGTAAGATCACCAATGATTGTTGACTTTGAGATGGTTGCTTGAAAATGAGAAAAACTGTTGCAGATTGAAAGTATTGTTAACGAACTCTGAATGTTTGGGACGATATTAATGGTATATTCCTCTTCGCCCACATTCCACATATAATCTGAAATGTGGTTTTCGTTTTGGTTCATGCTTTTTCAACCTTTTATATAGTACTATCCGATGATGATAGTCAAAAGTAATAAATGTGTTCATTTTACTAAGAATATTACATAGTTTCAAGTTGAAAAATGCTTGTAAAAAACTTGCCGAACCGAGATTTTGGGGGCGAAGGGCAAAGAGTGTCTGAATGTTTTGTAATAATGACAGCTTAATTGTTTACATCATTTTTTTTTGAAGTTGTTATGTAGAAAATAACACCCAGCTTTTAAAGTCAATTTTTACTTCTTAAGAGTGAAATGTTTATAAACGCAAAATATTACCGATGCACTTAATATAAATTTAAATAGTATAAATACATACAATATAAATATATTCTACTGTACATTTATAAAACAACATAAGTTAGAGTGATTTACAATGCCAACGAAAGTGCACAAAGTATTTGTTAGCTATCATCATGCAAATGATCAAGACTATCGAGACAAATTTGAAAAACTAATAAGCGATTCAAACATTTCTGTGATAAAATCTGTCCAGATTGGAGATATTGATTCAAATTTGCCAACGGACACAATTAGGCGAAAAATAAGAGATGATTACCTAAGTGACTCGACAGTTACTGTTGTATTGATAGGTGCTGAAACATGGAAGAGAAAGCATGTTGATTGGGAAATAAGTTCTAGTATCAGAGATACTAAAAACAGCTCCCGCTCTGGATTAATAGGTATTTTACTTCCAACATATCCACGTTCCTCTAAAGATAGATATAACCAATATACGATACCTCCCAGACTTTATGAGAATTTAAAAGAGGAATGCGAGTTTGCTAAGATTTACAATTGGAACGAAGATCCTAAAATAATTCAAAAATGGATACATGAAGCTTTTGATCGCAGGAATATAATAGATCCAATTAACACATATCCTAATTTCGCAAACAATCGCACTGGAACTTGTTGGCAATATTAATATGAATGAAACAATACAATTTGTTGATTTTCATTATAATTCTTCGTTTATCATAATGAAAATGAACATATGGATTTTACTTTTTATTGCCGGTGTCTATCTGATATTGCATTTTGGAATTCTTAAAAAGATTAAATCCAATCCAGAACTTGCTGAAATATCATTTAGCTTGAAAGGTCCACGTGTAAAATACAAAATTCAGCGAAATTATGAAAATCTGGAAATAGCTCATAGAATATACACAGAACTCATTACAAGAAAAGCAGCCAATCCTATTGATTATGAGCATGATGTTATAAAAGAAATCTATGATTCCTGGTATCAATTATTTAAAGTTACAAGAGAAGAATTAAAACAATTATCTGGTAAAAGTCTTCAAGACAGAAGAAATTCAGATCAATTGATTCAGATGTCAACTGATATATTAAATATGGGATTAAGACCTCATCTAACAAAATATCAGGCAACATTTCGAAAATGGTATGAAGAAGAGTTAGAGACAGAAGGAATGAAAGGCCAAAGTCCTCAAATGATTCAGAAAAACTTTCCAGAATATACTGAGTTGATAGAATCAATGAGAGAAGTGAATCAACTGCTAATAGATTATTCTGAACAATTGCATACGTTCATAATTGGAGAATGCGGGACTTTGAAGAAATAACTTAAAACTTATAGTTTTGTTTGACTCTGTAGAAAAACTATATAAATATCATCTTCTGGTATAATTAAATAAGATAGGCTAATATCAACGGTACATCCGGTGTAATTGTGCACAATTATTTATCCCATTATTTAGAGGATTTCTACAGAGCCGAAAAATCTTCAATTGCTACGCTTGCCATACTGCTAGTATAACATCTCTTACTTTCCTATGGAAAGGAGCTATCATATGACAATACCTTCTTCATTCATCTTTCCAAAAAACCATTTTTTAAAATCATTTACGTTTGAGAATTGATACCGTGGAGCCATGTTTTTCCAATTTGGCTCAGAACCTTTTCTAAGCATTTTCACAGCAGAGTCTACATGGTCTGCAAATCTCTTATTTCTGAAATCTTCGAGATAGATATCTAATCCCCTATCTATTTCAGAATCCGCTTTTTTACTTGCCTTCTTTTGCCGTTCCAAGACCTCAAGCTCAGCAAGCTTTGATCTGAGCTCAGATAATTCCTGCTCCCTCTGGGAAATAGTAAGCTGTACATATTCTAGCGGAGATACATCTTTCAGTACCTGCTGGATTCCTGCTTCCAAAACTTCCGAGAAGCTTTTGTTATGGAGTGATTGAGTTGATTCAAATGATGATTTTAAATAAGGATCAATAGAAGTTGTAGTTTTAATTTTCATATAATGCCACCTCCTACATTTCGTGTCGATTTTCAAATTGAATAATACCCGGAAAAAAACGAGAGCCGCATACGTACGTATGGGTACGTACGCATGCCAAGGCAACAAAGCCTCGGCTCAGTTACCTCTTAGGCTACGCCGCAGCATAGCGATACGTGTTAGAGGTCCGGAGATTTATGGGATACGTATGGGTACGTATTCGTATTCAAGTTCTCGAAAATCACACTCCTATCTTAGTCAAAGCATTCCAGAGGAAACATAGGAGATCCTTCTGGAAATAATCATAAAAAATATCCAGGACTATCATGCTGTCACTTCCTGGACTACAGGCAGATATGCCTCAATCACATTGGCTCTTATCTTCGACCAGTTTATACAGCCCTTTGGCATCTTGAAACCCACAACTGGCTTCACATGTCTTACGTTCTGGAAGATCCAGCCATATACATGCATATCCTTCTCAAAAAAGAATGGACTTAGATAGTGACACTCTGAATATGCAGCAAACTTCTCCGGGTTGTTAAAAGGAATCGTTCCGGATATATCCACCACACACAGAATCTTTCCATGGGGAAGTGTGGAGATCTTCCTTCCCAAGACCTCCTCGAAGTATTTGCGATCCTTCCTTCGAACATTTCCCCGGGTTGCATAGATTGCCACTGGTCCTCTATAGTGGCAGTTTGTGGACCGGATATCCAATACCTTAATTCCCATGGCAATAAGGGAAGCCCATGGTTGACGTACTGCAAGGACCTTCATGACTTCCTCTGGAGCATCCAGAGGACATTCTCCCATGTTTCCAGGGATTTTATTGGTAAGGCCACAATACCAGCTGATACGAGGACCTCTTACGGTGTCAATCTCTTCAGGTAGAAGATGTTTGCATTTTACTTTCCTGCAGAGGCCTGTTGCAGGATGTGCTCCTTTTAGTGGTCCTGTCATTGCATCACCCCCTTGATTTCTTCTCTTCGTTTGAGATCCTGGTATCTGCAGATGTAGTGACCACAGGTAGAACAGGCTCGAATGTGACTCTTAAATCCTCGGTGCTTGACCCTTCGGATCTTCCTGTGGCAAGCTTTGGCAGCTTGCTGTAAAGATTGGTCTTCTTTAACATCCAGCTCAATGTCTGCATGGTTTAGTACGTCAGACATCAGTAACACCACACATCATCTGTTGGGTATTCTGCCCGCTCTTCGCAATAAGAAGAATAACAAGGAGAGCAAAGCAGACCCTCGTCGGTCATACGTGCGTTCTTTGTAGTGAAGCCACAACGAGCACAGATAGGAATATTAGGAGCTGCCATCAGTACACTACCTCATAAAGGTCTAGTATTTTGGTCAGTGTTCCCCTGGCCATCTTCAACTGGCTGCACACATGTCCTAGAGACTTGCTTTCAAGGTACAGATCCACAGCCTCCTCTCTGCGCTTAACAGGTATATTTTTGAGTGGTTCTGCAGGTTTTCTTTTTGTGATCTTCTGGAACCTTTTCCAGTTGATCATCTCTTGTTGAGTAAGCTCGAAACCAGACATCAGTACACCACCTCGTTTACTTCTTGATCCTGGCTATTATCTGGATCCTTGAAATTCTCACGTGAATAGATCTCTATGAATCTCTTCCAGCAGCACATTACTCATCACCTCCCTCAGAGGGTTCTGGAGCAAGATATTTGCTGTAGTGTTCTATGTACCTGGCACGTGTGGCCTTCCATCCTGCCAGCAATGCAAATAATATAAGCAGCAGCATGAATCCTGCGTAGATCTGCATGGCCATACCAAAGGGAAAATAGAACACATACCCTATTGTGAGAACTGATCCGGAAACAGCACCAAGCAAAAAATGATAAGCTTCACGATAGTTAACAATCTCAGAAGTGAATGGTCCATCTTCTGGTTTTGGTGCATCCTTGATTTCCTGCAGCTTCTCTGCAGGTATGCCTGTAAGCTTGCTAACAATACGTACTTCCATTGTAATTACAGGAATATGATCAGGGAAGATCTCAGCACAATCAGAACAGGGTTGATCAGAGATCATTCAGATCACTCCCAATGATTGAAATACAACGGCACTAAATGTCCAAAAGTACAAAATTGACAGGATTATTATCCCTAAACGGACAGCAGCTTTTGAATAGCCATATAATTCTGCTTTCCACCCAGGAACAATCTCCAGCCAGGACACGTGTACACAGTCATCATCTATGCGAATGTTGGCGCTGGATATCTGGTCAGGATGTAATCCTAGGATGATATTAGAACCAGTCTCATTGTCTGGGTCTGCAATTACCCAGCGAACACGTACGTCAGGAGTAAGTTTCATTTACTCTCCCTCCTGAAACTCTGCTAGTACCCGAGGGACGTAATCAAGGCCGAGCTTTGCAAGTTCTGTTCTTTTGAAATCCTCGATATCTTCACGGGTAATTAGAGGAGATGTAAGAGCGGACCCCATGGGGATTGTGGTACGAGTGGGGTTTATTAAACAAGGGTCCGCCGTTTCATTGTGAAGTACTGCATCTATGCGAGATCGCAGGATAGAAAAGTATGCATTCAGGCTTGCAGTTTTTAAATTTACTTCTGCAAGCATGATGTCAAGATCTCCTTGATCTAGAAGTGCTAAGTTTTCGACATGTGCACCGTTACTTTTATTGCTCTTCTCACTGTTTTTTAAATTGGAGACTTGGTTTGATGGCTCGTCAAAACTCATTCAAATCATGCCTCCCATTATTGCTATTTCTAATTGTCCTACAGCGTTCTGAATTATCTTGCATTCTCGTGTTATACCATTCTGCAAAATAGGACTACGCTTATAATCGTTTATCAGCTCATGAGCCTCTTCTGCAGTGAAGGCCGCACTATTGCCACCTACGGAAACAACGATCTTATCAGGCATGACAGGACACCTCTTTGTCATTTTCTGATTTCAAACCATTTGCCACAAAAACCCGCACAGCATGGCTTCTGCTTCCATAGACCGGTTTCAGAGCATTGAGCCCCTCCACCATATCAACCGGCATTTCGATAGTTACAAACTGTTTATCATCTTTATTTTTGGTAATTTAAATCACCCTCAGTGTTTGACAATATTTGTTATTATTTGGCAAATATAAGAACCTTTTGCTATATTTTTTATCAGTTTTTGGCAATTACTGTCAATCAGCTTTTAGTATTCTGGGTTACAAAATAACAATAAGAACATGGCAAGCACAACAAGCGGGACAATCAACGCAAGTATTGGCACAGAATTAAAAAAAAAGGTTGAACATTTTGTAGCAGATCATCCTGATAAATACCGTACA
Encoded proteins:
- a CDS encoding DUF262 domain-containing protein, producing MKISTILDYIDNGHMALPEFQRGYVWNRDQVRGLFDSLYRRHPIGGLLVWATESRTAAHRGDGELAAGVVKLLLDGQQRMTSLYGVIRGHAPEFFDGSIKTFTGLRFHLEKEIFMFYLPMKMKDDPLWIDVTELMQKGNDGVGALIAQLSKQPELAPKIGEYIGRLGHLLAIKDVELHIEEVTGTDKTLDVVVDIFNRVNSGGTKLSKGDLALAKICAEWPAARDTMKAQLKEWEDAGYDFNIDWLLRSVNTVLTGEAKFQYLHDKNAEEIQDALKKAIKHINTCLNLISGRLGLDHNQVFFGKYGVPVMVRYLDQRSGPMDEIERDKLLFWFAQAGMWGRFSGSTESFIDKDLAALEGPDGGLDKLLDQLRLWNGGLLVEPGHFASWSLGARFYPVLYMLTRMGQARDWGTGLPLRSSLLGKMSKLEVHHIFPKAQLYKRDHKRSEVNALANFCFLTKDTNLVISDRFPEQYFQEVEQAHPDALASQWIPADTTLWRIENYLDFLEARKSLLADEVNMRMEELLHGDTRWLTGAKATVSSTISVGGFSSEEEREQLVSLNNWVREQSLPPGELGYDFADSTTGEQKAVFDLAWPNGIQEELSRPVAVLLNEGAEVTSIANQAGYLYFTAIEDFKQYVKTEILAQEE
- a CDS encoding restriction endonuclease subunit S, which encodes MSAECIAESIPAGYKQTEVGVIPEDWKVQPIGDLVSISVGRDLKEENYSTYQDDIFKYPVFSNTVTNEGLYGFYNISEYNGESLTIVGRGVGLGIAFTRRGSFGAIGRLLVLFPVKNVDANFLTEYINHRVKIFTESGGIPQLTGISIAKYRIPVPSTKDEQEAIAQALTDADALIESLEQLITKKRQIKQGAMQELLTGKKRLPGFSGEWIDFSLRECLLGNPDYGINAPGVPYSGNLPTYLRITDIDDDGRFTPDNQIAVDHPLAMNYLLDKHEIVFARTGASVGKTYLYNIKDGELVFAGFLIRAKINCEKLCPEFFAAFTKTARYWNWVRMMSMRSGQPGINGNEFSGLDLYLPPTIEEQNAIAAILCDMDAELSLLEEKLAKTRKLKQGMMQELLTGRIRLV
- a CDS encoding type I restriction-modification system subunit M codes for the protein MALKKSELYSSLWSGCDELRGGMDASQYKDYVLVLLFIKYVSDKYADMPFAPIKIPQGASFKDMVALKGKPDIGDQINKKIIGPLVNANKQLSDMPDFDNESKLGSGKEKVQRLTNLIAIFENPALDFSKNRAEHDDILGDAYEYLMRHFATESGKSKGQFYTPSEVSRIISQIIGIRNAETTSATSVYDPTCGSGSLLLKVADEAKTKVTLNGQEKDAATSGLARMNMILHNNAEALIAQGNTLADPKFKERIKENSETKEILKTFDYVVANPPFSDKRWSTGLAPLDDPYERFKPFGVPPAKQGDYAYLLHIVRSLKSTGKGACILPHGVLFRGNAEADIRRALVRKGYIKGIIGLPANLFYGTGIPACIIVIDKENAQARKGIFMIDASAGFMKDGPKNRLRAQDIHKIVDIFTRQAEVPKYSRMVSLEEIEKNEFNLNLPRYIDSQQAEDLQDIEGHLHGGIPCADIDSLKRYWDVCPQLQQALFKEKRPGYMELIVDKSAIKSTIYQHPEFADFIASMNEHFAQWRAISSTKLRQLEAGSHPKEIIAGLSENLLTHYDGKPLINQYDVYQHLMDYWVETMQDDCYFISADGWTAETYRIIEKDKKGKEKDKGWTCDLVPKPLIVTRYFAKEQEAIDQITAEMESVTASKTELEEEHGGEDGAFSELDKVNKANVTARLKEIKGEKEAKDEVAVLNAWLKLANEEAGLKKSLKDAETALDTKTYAQYPKLSEDEIKTLVVDDKWLSTLDSDIHGEMDRISQSLTQRVKELAERYETPMPQMTERVAELESKVNQHLERMGFKL
- a CDS encoding TIR domain-containing protein codes for the protein MPTKVHKVFVSYHHANDQDYRDKFEKLISDSNISVIKSVQIGDIDSNLPTDTIRRKIRDDYLSDSTVTVVLIGAETWKRKHVDWEISSSIRDTKNSSRSGLIGILLPTYPRSSKDRYNQYTIPPRLYENLKEECEFAKIYNWNEDPKIIQKWIHEAFDRRNIIDPINTYPNFANNRTGTCWQY